The segment TTGTTGACCATGTACGTGcaacgtacgcccagcgtacacagcTGGCCGCCAACCcaactcattaagagcttaatccttaagcccTTAAGTCCATTTTCCAAATCCATGTCCAAAATTAtgtccttgaccataaagtttccaactttatggccttGCATAACCATTAAGTGCCCAACACCAAAGATCCTAacctcttaatctattaagacaaCTTAGGCCATGCATGAGAAGAAACTAgtgtccaagattacatttttatgactgAAGAGGCTCCAAAACCTCTTAAAGGAAAACTCAAATAGATTAGAGTAATCCCCACTCATAATACCAATTTTATAGGACCAAAAGAACATAaaatcaagcccaaaacaagATCTAAGTATAACTTCACCAAGttctgaactttatacctccaagtgatgTCAAATGATGATGTGATTCTGAATCTAAGGTGCTTCACTCCTCCAAGATGGTCTCTACTTCCTTCTTTATTCTTCAAaggcacaaaacacacacacacacaagctcaaaAATGCTCACAaggtagattagggtttgtaaaaaCGTTTTGAGAGGATGGAGGTTGATGAAAGGAACCAGGTTTGAGAATTAATGAAGAacaaatagggtccaaaccctaaatattaggttttGGGACTTCACCCCGTACTCCCAGCATACATGGCTCCACTCCACAATTCCAAAAATGGCAATATTAGCCCCTCTCAGCcacaaatctttcattttaagGACCAAAATGTAATAAATCTAAATATAAGGGTCAAAGTGAAAATACCTCAAAAcaagatgttataattctcccccacttgaccaaCGGGCTTGtagcccagcggtatcaggtggtgccctccctctttgaggtcgagggttcaagtcccgtcgtggacataggtggaataggtgttgttagcttaggagtagattagacttgtcggttcaaaaaaaaacttgacctagacttcgtcctcaaaattTGTTGCAGTaaataactccgggtaatgctcctgcatctcaacctcgggttcccaggtccactcggagcctctccgatgctgccactgaacctttaccaaaggtatttccttgttgcGTAGGGCCTTCATCTTTCTCTCCAATATAGCCActagcctctcaatataattcaaacactcatcgacctgaatatcatccaaaggaaccATTGCCTCACCATCCAACACACACTTCTACAAGtgagagacatggaaggtgttgtggatctgactgaggtCACTCGGCAAATCCAACCGGTAGGCAACCCTGCCTACCCTGGCTATCATACGGAACAGTTCAATATATCGGGAACCcaatttcccctcttcctgaagtgtaTCACActcttctagggtgagaccttcagtaataccatgTCCATGTCGCTGACCTGAAATTCCAACGCCAATCGGCGctggtcagcataactcttctgccgaatcTGAGTTGTCTACAGTCTCTGCTTGATCTACTAAATAAGCTCTATGGTCTGAAGGACTACTTCGTTCCTTCCCATGCCCCTGTGACCAACCTTTCCTCAACATACTTGGGTACAACATCTCcgaccatacaagagctcaaaaggtggggcaccaatgttggagtaatagttgttgttgtaagaagaCTCCACAAAAGCTAgataggaatcccaactcccaccaaaatctataaCACAAGCCCGCAACATATTCTCAAGAGTTTGGATGGTCTACTCACATCATTGTCGGTCTACGGGTGATAAGGAGTGCTGAAATGTAGCCTCATGCccagttccttgtggaacttctgccataatcaggaagtgaaccgaacatctcggtctgaaacaatagAGACCAGAATCCCATGACGAACAACAATCTCCCGaacatacacatcggccaacttttcggccgaagaGCTCTCCAAGACGGCcaaaaatgggcactcttggtcagttgatccacgatgacccatatagcatcaaaacccttggcaatctttggcaacttggtgataaaatccatggtgatttgttcccacttccacatgggaacctccaaaggttgtagcttgccatgtggcctctgatgctcggccttaaccatcCTACagttcaagcacctctcaacatactagGCTATCTCCCTCATCATACACGACCACCAGTAACTTAatctcaaatcccgatacatcttggtggctcccgagTGTATagaaaagcgagacttatgagcctcctccaatacTATCTGCCTGATCCCACCAGAAACTGGAACCCAAACCCAACTGCACCGGCTCAACAACCCCCGACTATCGATGACATACCTGTCAATCTTGCCCCTGATCATTTCCTGTTTCTAGTTCTCCTTCCTAACTCCTTTTGCATGTGCCTCTCTGATCAAACccaaaagtggagaatcaacggatatcctcatacacatatcTCCAACTGAAGATCCAGTTGACTTGTGGCTCAAGACATCCGCTACCATATTCACTTTacccagatggtaaaggatctcacagtcataatccttgaccacatccatctacctgcgctgcctcatgttcaggttcgactgGTCCATAAGATAtcacaaactcttgtgatccgtgtaaacggtataacggaccccatatagataatgttTCCAAATTTTGAGAGCAAATACCGCTTccgccaactccagatcatgagtaggatatcgcgcctcatgcggcttcagttgccgtgaagcataagcaatcactcgTCCCCTATGCATAAGGACCGCCCCCAAACCAGTGAtaaatgcatcacaaaataccatgaAATCCTCGACACCCTCTCGAAGGGTCAACACATGGGCCTCAGATAACCTTTTTCGTGGCGTCTCAAAAGCAACCTGCTGCTTAGGGCCCCATTGGAAATTCACTCCCTTCcttgtcagacgagtgaggggtaaaCTCTTACCCACCCCAAACTATATGAGCTTGCTCAAATCGATGTGGGTTTTAGGTATGGGTATTGACAGGCATCAACGTTGATGTGGGTGTATGATTATGGGTTTGGGTGCAGGGTATGTAGGTGTGAGATTGGGTATATGGGAGTGAAACAAGGGTATGCATGGGTATATGTGTGGGTGTTAGGGTAGGGTCGTATATGGGTATAATAAGGTGTGGGTGTAAGGGTGGGTGTAGTAATAAGATGGGTGTGGACATGGGAATGTAGGTGGTAGGTGTAGGGGAGGGATGTAGTGGATTTACACGTTGGTATTGACTTTTTGGTATGTGTACGTGTGTATACATGTGGATATAGATTTATGTGTAGTTTAGGTTGAATGTGTGGATGGTCCTAGAGGTTGGATGGGCAGGGCTATATGTAGAGATGTGGGTGATAGTAAATGGTGTAGATAGGTGTGTAAGTGTGTAGTAAGGTGGGTCGGTAGCGTATATGAGAGATAATGTTAATATGTTTTGATTTAATAAATCAAATCTAAAATCCTAggaaaaaaaatgattaatttttttacacATGGAAAGAATTCCTATTTCTTTGATTTTGTCAATCATGCtcaatttttattgaaatttaCATTCCAATTCATCCAAACTCCTTTGAAATCCATGAACCAAACACAAGCTAGTAACGAATATCTCAATAGTCCAGAATTTAAAATGCCTCTTCAGAATGCCCTTATTCCATATAAAGCTATTATTTCCCCAAAATGAATATCTCAATAACTTAAATGCATTTAGAAGTGATGGCATCTCACGTAAGATTAAAGAAAAGGCAACCACCAATCGACACCATGAAAAGACAAATAACAATGACTCCTAAAAAAGAAGTTAGCTAAACTGAGACAAGATTATATTGGCTCTACAAGTTGAGTAATTTTTAAAACAGGACTGGATTCCAGTGTAATGCTTGTTTTTTTCTCAAAACCCtaaataaaaccaaaaaatgTGAGCACATCCAAGTACAAATTTGGCCAAAAACCAGACATGCATAATCTTCTTTATGTATCTCAAGAGTTATAAAAGACTGAAGAAGTATACACATGAGTTGTATCAAAGTCAAGAGAACAATTACTCACACCCTCAGTTTTGTCAAACTAAACAAATCTAAACATGATATGATCGATATCCCCATTCCCCACCAGAAAGAAGCTCCTCCATCATATCCATGGTAGTGGTGGAGGCTCAAGGCTTACGTGGTGGTGGTCCTCCTGGTGGAGGTGGCGGTAGTTGTGGTGGTGGTGaactgctactgctgctgttacTGCTGCTCCTCCGTCTTATAGGCCTACATCATAAACAACCACAAATACACGTGTGTTTTTTAAACATCATTAAACAAACAGTAGAAAAAATAAGAAGTCatgaatattaatatattattattactattattacctTTTAGGGCTGCGACTTCTTGATATCTTTCTTGTCACCTGTTACAATAATAACAAAGAGAGACACAATTCAGTAATAATGAAAGAGGAAATACTTTGTAAAAGATAATTTGGATAAAAGTTCAGTCAAACCTTTCGTGGACTTGGAGAGTCTGAGTATGATGATGACCTCCCGCGTCTACCAACTGGTGGTCTTGCCCTgtttatagaaaataaaaataaaaaaataatgggttgattatattataagttattaTTATCGATTAAAAAAAGGGGGTAAATGTTGGAAAAGTAGATTACCTTCTTggtgaaattgatttggagcGTGAACGGACAGGTCTTCTGATAGGCGGGGATCTGCTACGCCTGCGGCTCAGAGAAGATCTTCTGGGTGGACTCCTTGCTCTTCCTCCAGaactaaacccaaaaaaaaaattcaaagatATAAAAAAGTATGTAACAATGAATTAGAAACAGAAACTACAATAAATAGCAATGCAATATAAACACAGCAGTTTTCACTGTTATACTTTAGtagattttaaaagtataatgtcCTAATAACAAAAAATGAAAGTATAATGTTACAATGCATCaatcagaagaaaaaaaaatttgaaaagtaTATAAAACTCTAGTAGAAAGAAATAAAAGTGAGatgctataatacacaaataaatgaaagtaggttgctatttacTGAATTTAGCATTTTTGATATAGTAAAAAAGTTAAGATTACCGGCGTCTTGGCGGTGGTGAACGCCTTCGAATTGGACTACCGCGCATTCGGCGTGGAGAGGCCCTATCACACATACATTTAGtgaaaacttataaaaaaaaattaatatgatttttgaaatgtaacaaaaaaaaaaaagagagattaAATAAACCTAGGAGGTGATCGATTATAACGTCTTGCTGGAGGAGAAGGGGAGCGGTTTCTAGGAGGAGGCGATGCAGGCCGCCTTCTAGGTGGCGGTGAACCGCCGCGGCGGTAAGGAGACTCCGCTCGTCGTCGAGGAGGTGGAGGAGAGTCTACACGGCGGCGGGGAGGTGGAGGAGACCCTCTCCGGCCTACAGGAGACCTCCGGCGAGTTGGTGATGGAGGTCTACGCCTGGGAGATGCTATTAAGAGAACACAGTATGTAAGTAGAAGTAGAACAAACACTTTAGGGCTATTTTCAATGATGAATTCAAGAAGAGCATTTATGTCTTTTTACTGAGAGTAAAAGAGAGACCATGTCCCGCCTTTTTTTAGTCAGACAAAAGTTTACTGTCTCTGCCCCACCTTTTGAGTGGAACAAAAACTACAACTTTTGTCCCACTGACATCTGACATCATTTGATGATGTCAGATGTCAGGTCATATCCCACCTTTTTTAGGTGGGACATGTAGACTGTTACTTTTGTCTCATTAACATTAGTAACACTTTGTCCCACCTTTTCAGGTGGGacaaaaaactaaaacttttgtCTCATTGACTTTAGTCACAGTCACAATCCAATGcatgtcaaacacagtacaaTTAGCATACCAGCTGTTACACGCCTTGGTGCATCTTTTTCAGCATCAGCGACTACATTATCATTTTTAGCAACATCTCTCCTTGAAGCAGTGGGCAAAGGCTTAGGAGGTGGTGAAGAAGCCTTTTTCCTCTCAGGTAAAGTGAACTTAGCTTGAACAACTCTTCCATCAATTTGAGCCtgtaatattattaatttaccACAACAGAATGAATTTAATGAAggaatatatatattttgtaaagAAACAAAATGTTTGTAAATTATGATGATGACACGTACACCATCCATGTGTAACAGGGCTTTTTCAGCATCGGATCGTAACTTGAACTCGACATATCCAGACCCTTTTGGAAGATTAACCTGAAAAAAAGTGTAAAGCTTGTCAATTCATTGCAAATTTGAAAAAAAGATTTGTAAATAGTGTGTATGTAGAGAGAAAGGATATAATTAAAATCTTACAATGTGATCCATAGCCAATTGTACATGTACAACTTCACCAAAGTTTCCTGTTTAAAGAAAAAAACATAATAGACCAAAATAGTCATTATTTTAAAAGTAAACAATGTCATTACGCATCCTAACAATAAAGCTACTAGATATCTTTTCAATTACAATAAAAAGTAGTATAAACCCGAAAGATTTCATCTAATTAGGAGATAACTGCTAGGAAAAACAAATATCAGATGTATTACCAAATATTTCTTTCAGATGGTTTTCATTCACGTTCCTTGTGAGTTGACCAATGTGAAGAACAAGTGACTCAGGTACAGGAGATGTTTTCCTGTAAGAAACCAAATGTGAACATTAGCACAAAGAGCCTTCATAGATATACAAAAGCAATAACAATGTCACTGCATATATGATATATGACCATAAGAACATGAAAACAAACTATATTTCTCAAGCAACATACAATACATTCACTATAGTTTATCTAACAAAAACTGTTGCTATATTTATTATACTTTACATCCCTATGCATTCTCAGTATAACTATTGGAAAAGCAAGTAAATTAAGTTGTATATATATCATAGTTGACTCTTGTCCTCAATCAAACTCAAGATAGTTAGAAATCTAGTCAAAGGTGTAGCCTTTTAATAAATACAAGACAAATAGCAGAAAGAGAATTGTGTTGATCTATTTTGTGTATCATTTAGTGGCCTTTTAATATGTGTAACCAAAACCATACAGTAACAATGAGGtgaatcaaattaaaaaaaaattaaaaaaaaaaaagtataaaacaGGGGAGAGTAAAATAATGAGTTTAAAATTGTTGAAGGTTTAAAAAGATTTAATGGTTTGAAGCAGTAAAGCTTCAGGGGATGTTATAGCATATGCCTTTTGTTGTGTCTTAACACAAAAATCAAGCTACACAATTTTCCATTCTGCGCTTTTTAAACTTAGCTAAAACAGAGTAACTTGTAGAATGATCCACTACAAGTCGAATACTAACTTTTCACTCATGATGATTCACTTTAATCCTAAATTGAGCTTAGAAAAATCACCCTTTGAGTTTCCTGAATACTATATAAAACAACATGAAACACCTGTTCTTTCCGGATTCAGACAAATTACTTCAAGCCCAGAAAAATGCTTAAGTTTTCGATAAGTATGCACCTACTTCAACTTCAAAATAGACAAACACAGCTCCTAAAAACTTCAGTCGAAACTAGGATTCAAAATAGATGCACACAGCTTCTAAAAGCTTCAGTCAAAACTAGCATTTAGCATATGAAGAACTGATACGGAGTTTGGTACAGTATTATACACCTAAAATAGTATATTTAGGATGGGTGTTAGCCAGTAACTTATTCCCAAAACGTGCAAAATCCAAATCAAAGTGAAACCAGATTAGGCAGAATGTAGCTCATGTTCAAGAAAGGTGGCGTTTTACATATAGAAATATCAAAAGAAGTAAAATAAAAGAAACTAAATTAGCATCGTAACCTTGGAGGTGGAGAAGCCCTCttagattgaggtggtggagagCGTCCTCGCCTTGGTCCATCACCAGCACTGAAAAAAAGGACCAAAACCTCAGCATTACAAAACCCTAAATAATCATTAAACATAAAAATGGATATGAATAAGTCTAACTAAATAAAGTAAACCTTTTCTTTGGAGGAGGGCTACGACTACGAGAGCTGACACTGCGAgacggagaagaagaagaagtgtagGATCTGGAGCGAGATCTAGAACGAGAGCTTGAGCGAGAGGATCCGGATACGGAGCGAGAGCGGGAGGATGAGCCTGAACCAGACCGCGCAGGAGCCGCCGGACGACCACGTCCTGGTTTCGCCATGCGCAACAGTCCTGATCGGAAACCCTTCAGAGTTCAGACAAACCCTAGCAAAGAATAGGAGTGTGATTTCGATTGTTAGGTCGACGATAGCTTGTGGGTAATGAGCCCAACAAAAATCTAGGCCCATATAAAGACTCTAAAGTCTCtcattaaattgataaattgtgtCAAATCGtatgtttaatttttattttaaaataattaatttggatttttcttgtaatattttttttaatcggACCGTTGAAACCCTATTTTTTAATTTCCTTtgaccacattcatttgaaactctcgtgacttttcaatttctttacaacaatattataaataagttaaataatgttctataaacaagaaatgatgttttattacaatgtcttcatctcacatcgatggtgagagtaaacaaaagaatgtttcctcttctataaattggaaaggttgtgaaatgtttcaaagggaccaaaccatgaaaacttcctcatgcctaccttttgtaggattttgaaggtattatttggtgagattgtctacattggcaagtgtccagttaacttttagaattccaaaaatggttttgaaccgAATTTTTTCAGGTTGAAAGTGTGTTtcagttagaaaaaaaaattatgcagttgggtatattgagttgaaccgGAGCTGGAGCaaatttggaccgataaatgaatcgttttcctttcacaacaaacatttgaaacttccatgatttttcaaattatttctaataatattataaataagttacataattttatataaatataaaaaagcatctacctaaacctaaaattataacTGTTTAAAAAGTCAATTTGATTCAAAAGCATGAAATATATACAAATCGGGtttcactagaaaaaaaaaatatatgtagtttggtatatttagttgaatcggtccgagtttgatctatttggaccataaaagaagcattttccttttactacatacatttgaaactcccatgatttttcaaattgttttcaatgatattttaaaaaagttacataatgttatataaatataaaaaaacatctacctaaaaataaaattataattgtttgaaaattcgatTTGATCAAAAGCATGAAATATATACGCAGATTATATTTTACAAATGAATTCGttttataatgaacttttgaatcttgaaaatacatataaacaagctttctatattaagtacctaactgaatttatgattttagaattggtcaaaaagttattcaataagaACTTACTTTTTTAgatagcaacttacgagattatagaaaaatgaaactattgaacaataaagaaaGGGTAAACAAAAGAAAGGGTGTTTTACTAAATaagttgaataatgttttattaacaagaaagcgtgttttattacaatgtttTCATCCCCCgtcgatggtgagagtaaacaagagaacgtttccttttctataaataggaaaggttgtgaattgtttcaaagggaccaaaccatgagaacttccttaTGCCTACCTTTTTAGAATGTTGAGGGTATTTTTTGGTGAGATTGTGTTTATTGGCAACTGTCCATTTAAGTTTTAGAATCCCGAAAATGGTTTTGAACAAGATTTTTTTTGGTTCAAACAGAGTTTCAGTTGAAAATttgttatgtagtttggtatattgagttgaatcggtatgagtttgatcaatttggaccgataaagaaaacattttcctttaagcacatacatttgaaactcccatgatttttcaaattgtttctaataatattataaataagttacctaaacataaaattataactgtttgaaaaataaatttgattcaaaaacacaaaatatataaaaatcgggtttcaatagaaaaacgttatgtagtttggtatattaagctgaatcggtccgagtttgatcaatttggaccgataaatgaaacattttcatttcaccacatacatttgaaactcccatgattattcaatttgtttataataatattataagttacataatgttatataaatataaaaaaattcacCTAAACatgaaattataattgtttgaaaaatcactttgattcaaaagcacgaaatatatactcgattatattttataaatgaattcattttataatgacattttaaataatgaaaatacatatacacaAACTTTTTATATTAAGTACCaaactgaatttatgattttaggatttaacaaaaagttattcaataaaaacttgattttttatagcaacttacgagattactgtaaaatggaactattgaacaataaattttttggataacgttttatttttattatttaatattttatttaacaaaatgaaattattgaCAAATAAAGAAATGGGTTTAATTAAAATGTGTTCATCCCACGTTGATCGTGAGAATAAACAAGAGAATGTATTctcctctataaataggaaagaaTGTAAAATATTTTAAAGGGACTAAGCTATGAGAGCTTCTTTGCATCTAATTTTGTAGGACGTTGAGTGTattatttggtgagattgtctttgtcGACAAGTCACCAATTAAATTTCAGATTTTCGAAAATAATTTTGGATCGTATCTTTTAGATTTGGATCGAGTTTAATAAGGATCCGAGTGTCTTCTAGCTAAGTTAGGCAAACTCACTTCCATTGGAGGCCGAGTTTAAGTAACATGCcgagtatttggttgtgttagccaagttttacaactatgtatgtaatacaatttaatgttttaaccttataaaagacgtcactattatcatatgttctacataattatggtaatatttatgatacaaaacattttttttactatttaagataaaaaactgtctctattatcatatgttgtacACAATCATAAAATTTAAGATAGATAAAAAGATGTCTATGTTATCGTATTTTCtacataattataatatttaatataaacgttttaatttaatatgaaattattatttaatagataacaataatgatttatttatttttaaaaattaatttttttttctattttaatcataCAACTTTATATATGCAAAACAACTTCAAGTTCCAACCTTATCTCTTATAATATGgttcaacataataacaatactaaaaatcattttttatattttttatgaaattattatttgattgttaataacaatgatttagttatttttaatataaaatatttttttatatcccacgcaacgcgcgggcattttccatatatatatatatatatatatatatatatatatatatatatatatatatatatatatatatatatatatatatatatatatataagatcatcGCCTACATTCCATCCAAATTAGCCATTCCTTTGAAGTTTCAGGAACTAGACTTTTACTCTCTAGGTAGCCACCGACCACCTACCACCAAAAAACCCAACAATTCCAACAAAACCCACACACATATCACACTTCGTTATCCTTTCCCCTTTCCATCCCCTTTTTCACCAGACATTTTTTTCGGTACGACCCACCAGTAAACATCGgagaagatgaagggttctgaccaGATCTAGCAACCATCACCATTTGCCTCCAGTAACCACATGTAAAGAGCACCAAATCAAAGTCTCAATTCAAAATCTCACATATGCGAAAAAAGCTCCACCTAAATCCATCTCCTTCGTATTTTCCGACTAATCTACGAGTTGCATGTATGATGATGGTGTCGTTGTAGTTTCGTCGATGGAGGCGTTCAGATCTGATATAGATACAAGAATGTGCGAATTTGAAGACATGAGCTTCGTCTTCCCTTCCAGGTCCATAAATCGATGTGCAAATCTTGTATAAGGAGGTGCAAATTTGAGACGACGACGACTTTTAGCAGGTCATCGAAGACTATGGCGATGGCGACATTAGAACTTTAGAGGGAGATTGTTTCCGATGGACTCCAATACACATACGATGTCTTTCAGTCGTTACGGATGCAAGTGATAAGAGAAAGGGGTATGACAAAAGAATATGAACTGATGATGAGTGAAGTGATGGCGGTGGTGGCTCCGACAATGATAGTGGTGGCTCCGGCGAGCCATCTCTCTCTACCTCCAAAGATGAGTTGAAGAAGATGAATGATGAGGATTGAAAGGTATAGGTAGGATTAGGGTAGAGGGTAAGTGTTTATGGTGGTGggctcatttttttttctttattttttatttttcttttaacttGTTattaacaaacaaaacaaagaaatatatcaaaaagaaatagaaagggtaaaataatcattttatatttgttAGGGACGGTTCGagtgagaaaaaaaaaactttataaggGCAGtttgagttaatttttgaaaataaggactaAACGTGCAATTTAACACTTGGATAAATGACGaattgtgtaatttactctagctTTTACTTTCTTATAgattaaagagtaaattacacgaatcgtccAAGTGCTAAAAAATACATTTagtctttatttttaaaaattagttCAGACCGTCCCTGGGCTACAATTTTATTGCACGATTAGTCTCTATCCTCGTTAGCCGTTAGTGATTGCCATTAAAATGCCCCACATGCCTTGCACACATGGGCATATTCATCTTTTCAGGTCTAATACACATGAACCAATATATGGAACCTTCAGTTTATTAGTTTTGCTAAATATTTGACACTAAGCGGTGTTTTAGTTCTACACTGTCCTCACTCACCAATATCCCTACCTCCTTCATCTCTTTTCTTtaattatctctctctctctctcatgtcaTCCTTTCATGCGCTTCAATGTTACCAAAAACAAATTTAACACATATCTGAATTGCAAAATGAAGAACCTTTAGTTTTATCGATTTTGTTTAATTTGTTGTTACATTAAA is part of the Lactuca sativa cultivar Salinas chromosome 7, Lsat_Salinas_v11, whole genome shotgun sequence genome and harbors:
- the LOC111896765 gene encoding serine/arginine-rich splicing factor SR45, translating into MAKPGRGRPAAPARSGSGSSSRSRSVSGSSRSSSRSRSRSRSYTSSSSPSRSVSSRSRSPPPKKSAGDGPRRGRSPPPQSKRASPPPRKTSPVPESLVLHIGQLTRNVNENHLKEIFGNFGEVVHVQLAMDHIVNLPKGSGYVEFKLRSDAEKALLHMDGAQIDGRVVQAKFTLPERKKASSPPPKPLPTASRRDVAKNDNVVADAEKDAPRRVTAASPRRRPPSPTRRRSPVGRRGSPPPPRRRVDSPPPPRRRAESPYRRGGSPPPRRRPASPPPRNRSPSPPARRYNRSPPRASPRRMRGSPIRRRSPPPRRRSGGRARSPPRRSSLSRRRSRSPPIRRPVRSRSKSISPRRARPPVGRRGRSSSYSDSPSPRKVTRKISRSRSPKRPIRRRSSSNSSSSSSPPPQLPPPPPGGPPPRKP